ATCTCCGATGCAGTCGATCCGATTTTCATTTTTTATTTTTTGATTATTATTTTTTATTCTTCCACGTTCACTTCGAAGCATAATCTCCCGGGCTGTCATCCTCACCACTCCCCACTCACCATTCACCCAAAAAAAATCCCGCCGAAACTCTCCGGCGGGATTAGAATTAATATCAAAACCAATTACTCTTTTCCAGTCTCATCAGTTTCTTCTGTTGTTTCGGTCTCCTCTGCGGATTCTTCTTTAACAGGTTCTGATTTTGCTGCTTTCGGTTCTTTGGCTTTTTTCTCGGCTTTGGCAGATGTTTTTTCATCTTGTTCCATTTGCTCTTTCAATTGTGAAAGAACATCAAGTTCGCCAAGTGTGGTTTTTTCCAAACCTTTTTGCACTTTATTAAGCTGAGTTTTTCCTTTTTTATCATCGCGTTTACGAGTTTTATCTTGTTCACGACGTTCTTCATCCTGATTATCTCTCAGGAATTTAGAATGTGATACAAGAATTCTCTTATCGTTGCGATCGAATTCTATCACTTTAAATGATAACATCTCCTCAACAGCTGCAGTGGTACCATCTGCTTTTTCAAGATGTTTATTCGGAGCATATCCTTCTAAACCATAAGGTAAAGAAACAACAGCACCTTTATCATCTTTGCGGATAATAGTTGCATCGTGAATTGATCCAACTGGGAATACATTTTCAAAAGTATCCCAAGGATCCTCTTCAATTTGTTTATGACCGAGACTTATCTTTCTGTTTTCCTCATCAATTTCCATGATGATAACATCCAGATGTTCGCCGATCTTCACATATTCTGCAGGGTGATTTAAACGTTTGATCCAGCTTAGGTCACTGATGTGAACCATACCGCCAACATTTTCATCCAACTCAACAAATACACCGTAGTTAGTGATGTTTTTCACTAAACCTTTATGGCGACTTCCGATAGGATATTTGTCTTTAGCGCTCTTCCAAGGATCTTCGGTCATTTGTTTAACCGACAACGACATTTTGCGTTCTTCGCGATCAAGAGTTACAACCTTAGCTTCAAATTCCTGATTAACGGTAAAGAATTCTTTAGAGTTTATCGGTTGATTGCTCCAGGTAATTTCTGATACGTGAATTAATCCTTCAACACCAGGTTGAATTTCTAAGAAAGCACCGTAATCTTCAATGTTCACGATCTTACCTTTCACTATGCTGCCAACTT
The genomic region above belongs to Bacteroidota bacterium and contains:
- the rpsA gene encoding 30S ribosomal protein S1, translated to MDNQELPELEDSQNTESTETVEVPVNENPVTIEPEVAETVATAHDDFDWNVDKRNRITYSKDESDKMEVTYEGTFKTLNDNEIINATIVGLTDSDVILNVGYKSDGLVSKTEFRDLEELKVGMEVEVYVVSKEDGKGQLNLSRKSAKMMKAWEKIVDAYKNEVIVTGNIISKTKGGLIVEVFGIETFLPGSQIDVKPITDYDGYVGKKMEFKVVKINETIKNAVVSHKALIESDIETQRQEIIGKLEKGQVLEGTIKNITDFGAFIDLGGVDGLLYITDISWGRINHPNEVLQMNQKLNVVVLDFDDNKKRISLGLKQLTPHPWEILDATIEVGSIVKGKIVNIEDYGAFLEIQPGVEGLIHVSEITWSNQPINSKEFFTVNQEFEAKVVTLDREERKMSLSVKQMTEDPWKSAKDKYPIGSRHKGLVKNITNYGVFVELDENVGGMVHISDLSWIKRLNHPAEYVKIGEHLDVIIMEIDEENRKISLGHKQIEEDPWDTFENVFPVGSIHDATIIRKDDKGAVVSLPYGLEGYAPNKHLEKADGTTAAVEEMLSFKVIEFDRNDKRILVSHSKFLRDNQDEERREQDKTRKRDDKKGKTQLNKVQKGLEKTTLGELDVLSQLKEQMEQDEKTSAKAEKKAKEPKAAKSEPVKEESAEETETTEETDETGKE